A genomic segment from Nodularia sphaerocarpa UHCC 0038 encodes:
- the trpD gene encoding anthranilate phosphoribosyltransferase: MAISPISAEASSANWHLLLQQLMDSQSLSRIQAAQLMQGWLTEAVPPELSGAILTALNFKGISAEELTGMAEVLQSQSQLGTGQESSQSLIPTLIDTCGTGGDGSSTFNISTAVAFVAAAYGVPVAKHGNRSASSLTGSADVLEALGVNLGASPEKVQAAVQEVGITFLFAPGWHPALKAVASLRRTLKVRTVFNLLGPLVNPLYPNGQVVGLFTPKLLTTVAEALHNLGKQKAIVLHGREGLDEAGLGDITDLAVLSGGEVHLTTVNPQEVGVTTAPIAALRGGDVQENAVILKDVLQGKGTQAQQDAVALNASLALQVAGVIPMLDHAQGVSVSREILQSGSAWEKLAQLVEFLQN; encoded by the coding sequence ATGGCAATTTCTCCCATTTCGGCTGAAGCATCCTCTGCTAACTGGCATCTGCTGCTACAACAATTAATGGATAGTCAATCATTGTCTCGCATTCAAGCTGCCCAATTGATGCAAGGGTGGTTAACTGAAGCTGTACCGCCAGAGTTATCAGGGGCAATTTTAACAGCGCTGAATTTTAAAGGCATTTCCGCCGAAGAGTTGACGGGGATGGCGGAAGTATTACAATCTCAATCACAACTGGGAACTGGGCAAGAATCCAGCCAATCCCTAATTCCCACTCTCATTGATACCTGTGGTACTGGTGGTGACGGATCATCAACTTTTAATATTTCCACAGCAGTTGCTTTTGTTGCGGCTGCTTACGGTGTACCCGTTGCTAAACATGGCAATCGTTCTGCGTCAAGTCTCACAGGAAGCGCGGATGTCTTGGAAGCATTGGGAGTCAATCTGGGTGCTTCTCCTGAAAAGGTGCAAGCGGCAGTACAAGAGGTAGGAATTACTTTCTTGTTTGCCCCTGGATGGCATCCCGCACTCAAAGCTGTTGCTTCTTTGCGACGGACTCTCAAAGTCCGAACAGTATTTAATTTACTGGGGCCATTAGTTAATCCTTTGTATCCCAATGGGCAAGTCGTAGGGCTATTTACTCCGAAACTTTTAACCACTGTTGCCGAAGCATTACATAATTTGGGTAAACAAAAAGCAATTGTCCTGCATGGGCGAGAAGGACTTGATGAGGCTGGATTAGGAGATATAACTGATTTGGCAGTTTTATCAGGAGGTGAGGTGCATTTAACTACTGTGAATCCCCAAGAAGTGGGTGTAACTACTGCTCCCATCGCTGCACTCCGGGGTGGAGATGTGCAAGAAAATGCAGTGATTCTCAAGGACGTGTTACAAGGCAAGGGAACTCAGGCACAACAGGACGCTGTGGCGTTAAATGCTTCTTTGGCACTGCAAGTGGCGGGTGTAATACCGATGTTAGATCATGCTCAAGGTGTGAGTGTGTCTAGGGAAATTCTTCAGAGTGGTTCTGCTTGGGAAAAATTGGCACAGCTTGTCGAATTTCTACAGAATTAA
- a CDS encoding DUF7219 family protein, with translation MAEPSQDDKNNFIYPRSRYYGQFQPEHLVFNANLQEFAQRVGYISNLETSGKLTPEQAYKKIKVLWKQLKRSKKQLSIGKEIEPPSTP, from the coding sequence ATGGCAGAGCCGAGTCAGGACGATAAAAATAACTTTATTTACCCTCGCAGTCGTTACTATGGTCAATTTCAGCCAGAACACTTAGTATTTAATGCCAATCTCCAAGAATTTGCTCAAAGAGTCGGCTACATCTCCAATTTAGAAACATCTGGGAAACTGACTCCCGAACAAGCTTATAAAAAAATTAAAGTTCTGTGGAAACAGTTGAAGCGCAGCAAAAAACAACTGAGCATTGGTAAAGAAATCGAACCACCGTCAACACCGTGA
- a CDS encoding IS630 family transposase (programmed frameshift): MAKPYSDDFRQKVMQAIELDGLKKCEASLLFNISRNTINLWCQRKAETGDVKPKQRKASPQKCKIRDWEKFRTFVKEQGDKTQSEMAQLWDGQISQRTISRALQKIGHTRKKTYGYSQPDEAKRAAFLTQLENPKAPHLVYVDESGMDERDNYGYGYSPAGERFYDLKSGCRKGRINMIAGYRDGQIIAPFTIEGACNRIVFETWLETCLIPMLRPGEWVIIDNATFHRGGRIAQLIEDAGCQLVYLPPYSPDLNRIEKCWATLKSRIRKLLSTLDNLRDAMEIVLKQAAS, translated from the exons GTGGCTAAACCCTATAGTGATGATTTCCGGCAAAAGGTAATGCAAGCGATAGAGTTGGACGGTCTCAAGAAGTGTGAGGCAAGCCTTCTGTTCAATATTAGTCGCAACACAATTAACTTGTGGTGTCAGCGCAAAGCCGAAACGGGAGATGTCAAACCGAAACAGAGGAAAGCATCGCCGCAGAAGTGCAAAATCAGGGACTGGGAGAAGTTTCGCACCTTTGTCAAAGAGCAAGGGGATAAAACCCAAAGTGAAATGGCACAGCTATGGGACGGACAGATTAGCCAACGCACAATTTCCAGGGCATTGCAAAAGATAGGACATACTCGT AAAAAAACATACGGATATAGTCAACCAGATGAAGCCAAGCGGGCAGCATTCTTAACGCAACTGGAGAACCCTAAAGCGCCTCACCTAGTATATGTTGATGAGTCTGGCATGGATGAACGCGATAATTACGGTTACGGATACTCGCCTGCTGGAGAACGCTTTTACGACCTCAAATCAGGTTGTCGCAAGGGTCGCATTAATATGATTGCTGGCTATCGAGATGGGCAAATAATTGCGCCCTTTACGATTGAGGGGGCGTGTAACCGTATTGTGTTTGAGACCTGGTTAGAAACTTGCTTGATTCCGATGCTACGACCCGGTGAGTGGGTGATTATTGATAATGCTACCTTTCATCGTGGCGGTCGGATTGCTCAATTAATTGAAGATGCAGGGTGTCAGTTAGTTTACCTACCGCCTTATTCACCTGATCTCAATCGAATTGAAAAGTGTTGGGCAACTTTGAAAAGCAGGATTCGTAAGCTTTTATCCACATTGGATAATTTACGTGATGCAATGGAAATCGTTCTCAAGCAAGCAGCGTCCTAA
- the trmFO gene encoding FADH(2)-oxidizing methylenetetrahydrofolate--tRNA-(uracil(54)-C(5))-methyltransferase TrmFO, whose product MDKQPIQVIGGGLAGTEAAWQIAQAGVPVILHEMRPKRFSPAHHTEHLAELVCSNSFGAMASDRATGLLHEELRQLNSIVISKADEHAVPAGGALAVDRGRFGEDLTETLCNHPLIEFRRGEVPAIPEGIVVLATGPLTSPDLAADLHRLTGMEYLSFFDAASPIVVGESINHDVAFMASRYDKGEAAYLNCPMNKEQYLHFWSELRQAEQTELKDFERETAKFFEACLPIEEQAHRGEDTMRYGPLKPVGLSDSRTGERSYAVVQLRQEDKAGQLWNMVGFQTNLRWGEQKRVFRLIPGLENAEFVRLGVMHRNTFINAPQLMHSTLQFKQRPTLLAAGQLIGTEGYSAAAADGWLAGTNAARIALGKEPLTAPPTTMMGALLEFISSASPKHFQPMPPNFGILPDLGVKIKSKPERYGRYRDRSLADLASWKNQF is encoded by the coding sequence ATGGATAAACAACCGATACAAGTAATTGGAGGTGGACTAGCTGGGACAGAAGCAGCTTGGCAAATAGCCCAAGCTGGAGTGCCGGTGATTCTCCATGAAATGCGCCCAAAACGCTTTAGCCCAGCCCATCATACAGAACATCTGGCAGAATTGGTATGTAGTAATTCCTTTGGGGCAATGGCTAGCGATCGCGCTACAGGATTATTACACGAAGAGCTACGTCAACTCAATTCCATTGTCATCTCCAAAGCCGATGAACACGCCGTTCCTGCTGGTGGGGCGTTAGCTGTAGACAGAGGGCGATTTGGTGAAGATTTGACGGAAACTTTATGCAACCATCCTTTAATTGAATTTCGCCGGGGTGAAGTCCCAGCTATTCCTGAAGGAATCGTAGTTTTAGCCACAGGACCTTTAACCAGTCCTGATTTAGCCGCAGATTTGCATCGCTTGACAGGGATGGAATATCTCAGCTTTTTTGATGCTGCTAGTCCCATTGTTGTGGGAGAATCGATTAACCATGATGTTGCTTTTATGGCATCGCGTTATGACAAGGGTGAAGCGGCTTACCTCAACTGTCCGATGAATAAAGAGCAATATCTGCACTTTTGGTCAGAACTGCGTCAAGCTGAACAAACTGAATTAAAAGACTTTGAACGGGAAACCGCGAAATTTTTTGAAGCTTGTTTACCCATTGAAGAACAAGCCCATAGGGGAGAAGATACCATGCGCTACGGTCCCCTGAAACCAGTGGGATTGTCTGATAGTCGCACAGGGGAACGTTCCTATGCAGTGGTGCAGCTACGCCAAGAAGATAAAGCCGGTCAACTTTGGAACATGGTGGGATTCCAAACTAATCTGCGCTGGGGTGAACAAAAGCGTGTATTTCGGCTGATTCCCGGTTTAGAAAATGCGGAATTTGTGCGGTTGGGAGTTATGCACCGCAACACTTTTATTAATGCGCCGCAATTAATGCACTCGACTTTGCAATTTAAGCAGCGTCCCACTTTGTTAGCTGCGGGACAGTTGATTGGTACTGAAGGTTACAGCGCCGCAGCAGCAGATGGTTGGTTGGCGGGAACTAATGCAGCGCGCATAGCTTTGGGTAAGGAACCATTGACAGCACCACCAACGACGATGATGGGGGCGTTATTGGAATTTATTAGTTCGGCTTCACCGAAACATTTTCAACCAATGCCGCCGAATTTTGGTATTTTACCGGATTTAGGGGTAAAAATTAAAAGTAAGCCTGAGCGTTATGGACGTTATCGCGATCGCTCTTTGGCTGATTTGGCAAGTTGGAAAAATCAGTTTTAA
- a CDS encoding retropepsin-like aspartic protease family protein: protein MLQSFLSRATLIFLSSTLAVVGVACNEKKDTSGTISNQNSLATDNLAISPPVEPIAPPAKPAPKALPPSEPEINSFEMGLNKAVGAWSISQSAQSPDDWKLVVSQYQDAIALMEKVPQQSLEFATAQGKISEYQGQVKTARQKATPRPVPSAQADNQRIVVAVPQPQINQSVPILTPPASTKQPPVTTIAPTSAFLTPEKPVFTAPIKRRMGGTPIVEVTFNNQQKFDMIIDTGASGTVITQEMANALGVVQVGTVKANTASARTVEFPIGYVDSMAVAGVMINRVAVAIAGAELETGLLGHDFFGKYDVTIRRDVVEFSPQSRSQINSVEIRQAVPIFPKQNHSEEFP from the coding sequence ATGCTTCAGTCATTTTTATCTCGTGCAACCCTGATTTTTCTGTCCAGCACTCTCGCAGTTGTGGGTGTTGCTTGTAATGAAAAAAAAGACACTTCGGGGACTATTAGCAATCAAAATTCTCTAGCAACTGACAATTTGGCAATTTCCCCTCCTGTAGAACCCATAGCACCACCAGCGAAGCCAGCACCCAAAGCACTACCACCTTCAGAACCGGAAATAAATTCTTTTGAAATGGGTCTAAATAAAGCTGTGGGGGCTTGGAGCATCAGTCAATCGGCGCAATCGCCAGATGATTGGAAGTTGGTAGTCAGTCAGTACCAAGATGCGATCGCCCTCATGGAAAAAGTGCCGCAACAAAGCTTGGAGTTTGCCACAGCCCAAGGCAAAATTTCCGAATACCAAGGCCAAGTCAAAACTGCCCGACAAAAAGCTACTCCTCGCCCCGTCCCCTCAGCACAGGCGGATAATCAGCGCATCGTAGTGGCTGTTCCCCAACCTCAAATCAATCAATCAGTTCCTATTTTAACTCCACCTGCATCCACAAAACAGCCCCCAGTCACAACCATTGCGCCGACATCAGCATTTCTCACCCCAGAAAAACCAGTATTTACTGCCCCGATCAAACGACGCATGGGTGGAACGCCAATAGTGGAAGTCACCTTCAACAACCAGCAGAAATTTGACATGATTATTGATACAGGAGCCAGTGGCACAGTCATCACCCAAGAAATGGCTAATGCCTTGGGAGTGGTACAAGTGGGAACAGTCAAGGCAAATACTGCCAGCGCCAGAACAGTAGAATTTCCCATTGGTTATGTTGATTCGATGGCAGTTGCTGGGGTGATGATCAATAGAGTAGCAGTGGCGATCGCAGGAGCAGAGCTAGAAACTGGATTATTAGGACACGACTTTTTTGGCAAATATGATGTCACCATTAGACGCGATGTTGTCGAATTTAGCCCACAATCACGCTCCCAAATTAATTCTGTAGAAATTCGACAAGCTGTGCCAATTTTTCCCAAGCAGAACCACTCTGAAGAATTTCCCTAG
- the lpdA gene encoding dihydrolipoyl dehydrogenase → MSYGFDYDLVIIGAGVGGHGAALHAVSCGLKTAIIEAADMGGTCVNRGCIPSKALLAASGRVRELRNSHHLKSLGIQVDHVTFDRQAIADHAGNLVSKIQGDLTNSLKRLGVDIIRGWGKIAGTQKVTINSDGTEKTVTAKDIILSPGSVPFVPPGIEVDGKTVFTSDQGVKLESLPEWIAIIGSGYIGLEFSDVYSALGCEITMIEALDQLMPGFDRDIAKLAERVLITPRDIETKVGIYAKKITPGSPVVIELADFKTKEDIDVIEVDACLVATGRIPATKNLGLETLGIELDRRNFIPVDDRMAVLSSGEVVPHVWAIGDANGKMMLAHAASAQGIIAVENIVGRSRVVDYRSIPAAAFTHPEVSYVGLTEVAAKELAQAEGFEIATSKSYFKGNSKALAENESDGMAKVVYRKDTGEVLGVHIFGMHAADLIHEASAAIANRQSVQNLAHLVHAHPTLSEVLDEAYKRAVV, encoded by the coding sequence GTGAGTTATGGATTTGATTACGATTTAGTCATTATAGGCGCGGGTGTAGGTGGACATGGTGCAGCCTTACACGCCGTTAGCTGTGGTCTGAAAACAGCAATTATCGAAGCTGCGGATATGGGAGGAACCTGTGTTAATCGGGGCTGTATCCCTTCTAAGGCTTTGCTAGCAGCATCTGGACGGGTGCGGGAGTTACGTAATTCCCATCACCTGAAATCCCTGGGGATTCAAGTTGATCATGTCACATTTGACCGCCAAGCGATCGCCGATCATGCTGGCAATCTGGTATCAAAAATTCAAGGCGATTTAACCAACAGTCTCAAACGTCTGGGAGTAGATATTATCAGGGGTTGGGGCAAAATTGCCGGCACTCAAAAGGTGACTATCAACAGTGATGGTACTGAAAAAACTGTTACAGCTAAAGATATCATTCTTTCCCCTGGTTCAGTACCCTTTGTCCCTCCAGGAATTGAAGTAGACGGCAAAACTGTTTTTACCAGCGACCAAGGGGTAAAATTAGAATCTCTACCAGAATGGATCGCGATTATTGGCAGTGGTTACATCGGTTTGGAATTTTCTGATGTTTACTCGGCTTTGGGCTGTGAAATCACTATGATTGAAGCCCTAGACCAATTAATGCCAGGATTTGACCGCGATATTGCTAAACTGGCAGAACGAGTTTTAATTACTCCTCGTGATATTGAAACTAAAGTCGGAATATACGCTAAAAAAATTACCCCTGGTTCTCCGGTGGTGATTGAATTGGCAGATTTCAAAACCAAAGAAGATATTGATGTGATTGAGGTGGATGCTTGCTTAGTAGCTACAGGACGCATCCCCGCCACTAAAAACTTGGGTTTAGAAACTTTAGGTATAGAACTAGACCGACGCAACTTTATCCCCGTAGACGATCGCATGGCAGTGCTATCATCTGGGGAAGTAGTACCTCATGTATGGGCAATTGGTGATGCTAACGGCAAAATGATGCTGGCACACGCTGCTTCGGCTCAAGGTATTATCGCAGTAGAAAATATTGTAGGGCGATCTCGTGTGGTAGACTATCGCAGCATCCCCGCAGCAGCATTTACTCACCCAGAAGTCAGCTATGTGGGTTTAACAGAAGTCGCCGCGAAAGAATTAGCACAAGCTGAAGGCTTTGAAATAGCTACCAGTAAAAGTTACTTTAAAGGTAACTCTAAAGCCTTGGCAGAAAACGAATCTGATGGTATGGCTAAGGTAGTGTATCGCAAAGACACTGGTGAAGTTTTAGGTGTCCATATCTTTGGAATGCACGCTGCTGACTTGATTCACGAAGCATCAGCTGCGATCGCTAATCGTCAATCTGTCCAAAACCTCGCCCATTTAGTACACGCCCATCCCACACTTTCCGAAGTGCTAGATGAAGCCTATAAACGCGCCGTAGTTTAG
- a CDS encoding murein hydrolase activator EnvC family protein: MRSLFFPQTKLFWLCLALCCVLCFGLEWLPGSATTTPSIDTLKQQQQQIKQEREKTIQQRDRLTNLQEAAEKRLTGINKNLKTTNTYIQDSELRLRQATEHLQELEAGLVVTENDYAKIRTATVARLRYLQRSPASQGWAVLLQSQNISDFISRRRQLKLVYQADQKILAKLNEQSNLINQQKTAVEQQKNEIALIRQQLLVQKADYQIQAESQSELIVRLNGDRLALEAAQNQLDRDSQNISVLIQNKVAQAQAKANSRSNILIRGTGILAFPSNAGTSSAFGWRTHPILGYRRFHSGLDFAASHGSKIRAADSGTVIFAGWYGGYGRTVIIDHGKDKTTLYAHASDLYVSEGQSVERGQAIAAVGSTGLSTGPHLHFEVRRNGTPVNPADYF, encoded by the coding sequence ATGAGATCGCTATTTTTTCCCCAAACAAAATTATTTTGGTTATGTCTTGCATTATGCTGTGTTTTGTGCTTTGGTTTAGAATGGCTGCCAGGATCTGCAACTACCACACCATCAATTGATACTCTCAAACAACAGCAGCAACAAATTAAGCAAGAGCGTGAAAAGACAATTCAGCAGCGCGATCGCCTGACTAATTTGCAAGAAGCGGCAGAAAAACGCCTGACTGGGATCAACAAAAACTTAAAAACTACAAATACATATATTCAAGATAGTGAGTTACGATTACGGCAGGCTACTGAACACCTTCAAGAATTAGAAGCAGGTTTAGTGGTGACAGAAAATGATTATGCAAAAATTCGCACAGCAACAGTGGCGAGGTTGCGCTATCTTCAGCGATCGCCTGCTTCGCAAGGATGGGCGGTTTTGCTACAAAGCCAAAATATCAGCGATTTTATCAGCCGTCGTCGTCAACTGAAGTTAGTCTATCAGGCTGACCAAAAGATTTTGGCGAAACTCAACGAGCAATCAAATTTGATAAATCAGCAAAAAACGGCAGTAGAACAGCAAAAAAACGAAATTGCTTTGATTCGTCAGCAGTTATTGGTACAAAAAGCCGATTATCAAATTCAGGCGGAATCACAATCAGAATTAATTGTGCGTTTAAATGGCGATCGCCTAGCTTTAGAAGCCGCACAAAACCAGCTTGATCGAGATTCTCAAAATATATCCGTCTTGATTCAAAACAAAGTTGCACAAGCGCAAGCCAAAGCCAACAGTCGCAGCAATATCCTGATTCGGGGAACTGGGATACTCGCTTTTCCTAGCAACGCCGGTACTAGCAGCGCCTTTGGTTGGCGAACACATCCGATTTTGGGATATCGGCGCTTTCATTCAGGGTTAGATTTTGCCGCCAGTCATGGTAGTAAAATTAGAGCAGCAGATTCAGGAACCGTGATTTTTGCCGGTTGGTACGGCGGTTATGGCAGAACCGTAATTATCGATCACGGTAAAGATAAGACTACATTGTATGCACACGCCAGCGACTTGTATGTTTCTGAAGGACAATCTGTAGAACGAGGACAGGCGATCGCTGCTGTCGGTTCCACAGGTTTATCTACCGGGCCTCACCTGCATTTTGAAGTGCGTCGCAATGGTACTCCCGTAAACCCTGCGGATTATTTCTAA
- a CDS encoding DUF5340 domain-containing protein: MEQIPLPSPIHYELLLQLLERQTMSAVSQNPDLRHQVNQLIITLRKAAAQQKQLEQICQFSALGVEHRWSINHHTAKVVTPD; the protein is encoded by the coding sequence ATGGAGCAAATTCCTTTACCTTCGCCTATTCACTACGAACTTTTACTTCAACTCTTAGAAAGACAAACAATGTCAGCAGTCAGTCAGAACCCTGATTTACGGCATCAAGTCAATCAACTCATTATTACTCTGCGTAAAGCAGCAGCGCAACAAAAGCAACTAGAACAGATTTGCCAATTTTCTGCTCTGGGAGTCGAGCATCGTTGGTCAATCAATCATCATACAGCTAAAGTTGTCACCCCCGATTGA
- a CDS encoding pentapeptide repeat-containing protein has product MAVLDFSEQDLVGNNFNGQNLNGSTFFKATLNNVSFVNTRLRGTNFEETSWLNVNASGANFRPSANFPTTSFFKAVLENVNLSGANLREVNLSEISTSGINLSNAQLQDANLFKANISGEQSNRPNLTGANFTRANLTEANLKAADLTDANFTNANLQLASLEENIIVNTNFTGVDFTGVGFTDNTLSNAIFDLANLSGVQWSDILPTAGATSTNVSFRGANLTNFTGEDINLGSADFSAFDANTQTILTGVSLADSVLNDANFTGVSAEGIFLEGANLTNANFTGADLSNASFNLAILTGAVFTGGVELDGANLSGVDLSGVDLTGADLSGANLSNAIIIGADLSGVNLTGANLSGAILAGSELDNAILDNVFAEKTDLTGVDFTSASLIGANFKEATGDSLTNFTGANLSGASLEVSSFIGSNFQDANLNGANLNVANLTNANFSDGADADTLGADLTGVSFVDGVGVNGDFSNALFVNANLTKADFTGANFTGIDLTNAILVDTILPVSTITGTTGADTLVGTDLPDLIEGLGGNDLLQGLGGDDILLGGGGNDTLEGGTGNDTLEGGAGADILRGQGGNDMLFGNGGNDRLFGGAGDDFLAGGNGNDTLTGGAGADEFEIGQGTATITDFQDGIDTFALFEGATTEILFTDLTIGADPTNSNNTLISLTANGNILALVEGINSSLITVADFG; this is encoded by the coding sequence ATGGCAGTTTTAGATTTTAGCGAACAGGATCTGGTTGGCAATAATTTTAATGGTCAGAATCTGAATGGTTCTACCTTTTTTAAGGCAACTTTAAACAATGTCTCATTCGTTAATACAAGACTGAGAGGGACTAACTTTGAAGAAACAAGTTGGTTAAATGTTAATGCCAGTGGTGCCAACTTCCGACCTAGTGCTAACTTCCCGACAACCAGCTTTTTTAAAGCAGTATTAGAGAATGTCAACCTCAGTGGTGCTAACCTGCGAGAGGTGAATTTATCAGAGATTAGCACTAGCGGTATAAACCTTTCCAATGCCCAATTACAGGATGCCAACTTATTCAAAGCTAACATTAGCGGAGAACAGAGCAATCGACCAAATTTGACCGGGGCTAACTTTACTAGAGCCAATCTAACAGAAGCCAATCTGAAAGCTGCTGATTTAACAGACGCTAACTTTACAAATGCTAATCTGCAATTGGCTAGCCTGGAAGAGAATATCATAGTCAATACCAATTTCACAGGAGTTGACTTTACAGGAGTTGGCTTTACAGATAACACCCTCAGCAATGCTATCTTTGATTTGGCAAACCTCAGTGGCGTGCAGTGGAGTGATATTTTGCCAACTGCGGGAGCAACGTCAACCAATGTCAGCTTCCGAGGTGCAAACTTAACTAACTTTACTGGCGAAGATATCAATCTGGGTAGTGCTGACTTTAGTGCCTTCGATGCCAACACACAAACTATCCTCACGGGTGTTAGTTTGGCTGATAGTGTCCTCAACGATGCTAATTTTACAGGTGTTTCTGCGGAAGGTATCTTTCTTGAAGGTGCAAATTTAACCAATGCCAACTTCACTGGAGCCGACCTGAGTAATGCTAGCTTTAACCTAGCAATTCTCACCGGAGCAGTCTTTACCGGAGGGGTTGAACTTGATGGTGCAAACTTGTCTGGGGTCGATCTTAGTGGTGTTGATTTGACAGGTGCGGATCTAAGCGGAGCAAACCTCAGCAATGCGATTATAATTGGGGCTGACCTGAGCGGAGTTAATCTGACAGGGGCAAATCTCAGTGGAGCTATTCTAGCTGGATCTGAACTGGATAATGCCATCTTAGATAACGTCTTTGCTGAGAAAACTGACCTGACTGGAGTAGACTTCACAAGTGCAAGTCTAATCGGTGCAAACTTTAAAGAAGCTACTGGAGACAGCCTCACTAACTTTACAGGTGCAAACCTTAGCGGTGCTAGCTTAGAGGTAAGCAGCTTTATTGGTAGCAATTTCCAAGATGCTAATTTAAATGGTGCTAACTTGAATGTTGCTAACCTGACAAATGCCAACTTCAGTGACGGTGCTGATGCAGACACTCTGGGAGCGGATTTAACGGGTGTGTCATTTGTTGATGGTGTTGGGGTCAATGGTGACTTCAGTAATGCTCTGTTTGTGAATGCTAACCTCACCAAAGCCGACTTTACAGGGGCTAACTTCACAGGTATTGATCTCACAAATGCCATTTTGGTAGACACTATTCTCCCAGTCAGCACAATTACTGGAACGACTGGTGCCGATACACTGGTGGGAACGGATCTCCCTGACCTGATTGAAGGCTTAGGAGGTAATGATCTCCTCCAGGGCTTAGGTGGCGATGATATCCTTCTCGGTGGTGGTGGTAACGACACTCTTGAAGGTGGAACTGGTAATGATACTCTTGAGGGTGGAGCCGGAGCAGACATCTTACGGGGTCAAGGTGGCAATGATATGCTCTTTGGTAACGGTGGTAATGATAGGCTGTTTGGAGGTGCTGGTGATGATTTCCTCGCGGGAGGAAACGGCAATGATACCTTGACTGGTGGTGCTGGTGCTGATGAATTTGAAATCGGTCAGGGTACAGCCACTATTACAGACTTCCAGGATGGCATTGATACATTTGCGTTGTTTGAAGGAGCGACAACAGAGATCCTATTTACAGACCTAACGATTGGAGCCGATCCAACTAACAGCAATAATACTCTGATTTCATTGACTGCCAATGGTAACATCTTAGCGCTCGTGGAGGGTATAAACTCTAGCTTAATTACTGTGGCAGACTTCGGTTAG
- the trpC gene encoding indole-3-glycerol phosphate synthase TrpC — translation MQIRRRSTNTTINVSFLRYQSTLPDVKPNNILEEIVWHKETEIDKMRERRPLAQLQKQALSAPPTLDFIAALRQGKTNPALIAEVKKASPSKGVFREDFDPVAIASAYQKGGASCLSVLTDSKFFQGSFENLSQVRATVDLPLLCKDFIIYPYQMYLARIHGADAVLLIAAILSDQDLQYFLKIANAMKMKALIEVHSLVELDRVLALKGEFIVGINNRNLEDFSVDLQTTCELLAARASQLQEQNLLVVSESGLHTPEDLKIVQQAGAAAVLIGESLVKQPDPSLAIADLFADFSSPDTSI, via the coding sequence ATGCAAATTCGCCGCCGTTCCACGAACACAACAATCAATGTTTCTTTTTTGCGTTATCAGTCTACTTTGCCAGATGTAAAACCAAATAATATTTTGGAAGAAATTGTCTGGCATAAAGAAACTGAAATTGATAAAATGCGGGAAAGGCGACCTTTGGCACAATTGCAAAAGCAAGCGCTTTCAGCACCGCCAACTCTTGATTTTATTGCCGCTTTAAGGCAAGGTAAAACTAATCCAGCGTTGATTGCGGAAGTTAAAAAGGCTTCCCCTAGTAAGGGTGTTTTTCGAGAAGATTTTGACCCAGTGGCGATCGCTTCTGCATATCAAAAAGGTGGTGCTAGTTGTCTTTCTGTTTTGACAGATAGCAAATTCTTTCAAGGGAGTTTTGAGAATTTATCTCAAGTCCGTGCTACCGTAGATTTACCCCTTTTATGTAAGGATTTTATTATCTATCCTTATCAAATGTACTTAGCTCGCATTCATGGCGCAGATGCGGTTTTGTTAATTGCAGCTATTCTCAGTGATCAAGATTTACAATACTTCCTCAAAATTGCCAATGCGATGAAGATGAAGGCTTTGATTGAAGTTCATAGTTTGGTAGAACTTGATCGGGTATTAGCTTTAAAGGGAGAATTTATCGTCGGAATCAATAACCGTAATTTGGAAGATTTTTCTGTTGACCTGCAAACTACTTGCGAATTATTAGCAGCACGAGCTAGTCAATTACAAGAACAAAATCTTCTAGTTGTGAGTGAGTCAGGGCTACATACTCCAGAAGATTTGAAAATAGTACAACAAGCCGGAGCAGCAGCTGTATTAATTGGAGAATCTTTAGTTAAACAACCTGATCCAAGTTTAGCGATCGCTGATCTATTTGCAGATTTTTCATCTCCAGATACATCAATCTAA